In the genome of Bremerella sp. P1, the window AAACGACGCGGGTTCCGAACCGGTCGATCACCGCTCCCTGGGCAAATCGAGCCAGCACGGCTCCACCCATCCCAAAACCAGTGATTAGCCCCAGATCGTACTCGTCACCACCCAGATAATTGACAAAGTCGAAGTAACGGAACAAGGAGCTGTTACAGACAATCAGCGCCGTATTGGCAAAGTAAGCCAGCCAGAATTCACGGCCGTAAGCAATTTGCGGGGCAGTCGATGTCTCATCGGCCGTTACTACGGCGGAATTCATGGGTCCTCGGCTCGGTTTTGTGTTCTCTCTGGTTAGAATGTAAGTATAGGCATTCCCAGACCGGAAATCCTTGGAAGCCTATCTAAGGACAGTCTGAGTACGAACTTTTGACCAACAAAATGAGTAAAATCGCTGACAAAACTGAGGCGACACCCCGTAGCGATCTGGCTAAGGGGGACGAACACTCCGTGAAGACGGGGCGTGTTCTGATTGCCATCGCCACTTACAACGAGATTGAGAACTTACCCATTCTCGTTGAACGACTCGTGGACACTTTGCCTGAGGCGGATTTGTTGGTCATTGATGATGGCTCGCCAGACGGAACCGGCCAGTGGTGCGAAGATCACGCCAAGATGAATGCGCGGATGCACTGCCTTCATCGGAAGGGCAAACCAGGACTTGGTTCTGCGATTATCGCCGCGATGCAATATGCCATCGACAATAACTATGACGTGATGATCAATCTGGATGCCGACCTTAGTCATCCACCTGAGAAGATCCCTGAACTTCTGGAAGCGTGGCAAGCCGGGGCATCGGAGAGTACGGTCGCCATCGGCTCGAGGTATGTTCCCGGAGGCGGCATTACCGGCTGGCCTCTGAAACGCCACTTCATGAGTCGCGGGATCAATATGTACACGCGGTGGCTGCTGTGGTTACCGATGGCCGACTGCAGCGGAAGTTTTCGTGCTTACCCTGTGAACCTGTTGCGAAAGATCGACTTCGACTCGTTTCTTAGCTACGGGTACTCTTTCTTTGAAGAGGTACTCTTCCACTTGAAAGAGCAGGGGGCCACGTTCGTCGAAGTTCCCTTCCAGTTCGTCGAGCGACAGTACGGCAGCTCTAAGATCAACATGCGGAAAGCGATGGTTGCCGTTTGGACGATCTTCCGACTTGGTCTGAAAGCTTGGCGTCCCTGGTAAAGTTCTTGCCGAAATGATTCGCGGCCGCAAATGGACCGCGAATTCTATCTCTGAATTTCGTAGTGAATCGGCGATTTTCACTATGGAATACTGCCAGATAGGGGGAATCTCTCCTCCGCAACCATTCACTAGTGGTTTGTGATTTCTCGCGCGTTTATGATGGAACGTGCTTTACATCCCGCCCTTCAACGTCGAAAGGATCCCAATCGATGTTCCCTGTACGTACCCTTATCGTTTCCTGTGCCCTTGGTCTGCTGTGGCTTCCTGGCGTCAACGCAGCAGAGACCTTCCAGGTTAAAGTGGCTGCTCAGGGGGATGCAAAGCGGGCAATTCCTCTCCAAGTTGATGTTGCTGTCCCGAAAAGCTTTGCCGATGTCGGACTGGTTGAACTGACGACCAACGGTGGAGACACGCTTTACGGCCAACTGACCAAGCCAGGTCTCGGCGACCCTTCATCCGATCCGCTGGCCCGTGAGCTGCATCTTGTTTTGCCGAAGAAGATGGTAGGACCCGAGCAAGAGTTCGCCGTTTCTATTTTGGAAAACAAAGAGGGGCTGACGGAGTTCCACTTCCAAGATGAAGCAGGTAAACACAAAGATCTGTTGTTCGGCGATCGTCCCGTGCTTCGTTACATGTACGAGGCGGTAGATTCCAGCTCGGAAGACCGTCGCAAGGAAACGATGAAGGTCTATCATCACCTGTTTGATCCGAAGGGAGAGAACCTTCTCACGAAGGGACCAGGTGGATTGTTCCAGCATCACCGGGGCATTTTCTACGGGTTCAATCGCATCAGCTACGAGCAAGATGGCCAGAAGAAGTCTGCCGACGTCTGGCACTGCAATAAGAAAGAAAGTCAAACCCACGAAGCATTCGTTCGTGAAGAAGTTGGCCCGGTCATGGCTCGTCAACTTCTAGAGATCGATTGGAATGGTCAGGACGGTAAGACCTTCGCGACCGAATTGCGTCAAATGACCGTCTATCACGTTGATGGTGCTCAGGTAATCGATTTCACTTCTGAGTTAACGGCCAAGGCCGACAACATGAAGGTCGATGGCGACCCGCAGCACGCTGGCTTCCAATATCGAGCAACTCAGCACGTGCCAGATAACACGGCCAAGCAGACCTATTACGTTCGCCCGGACGGAAAGGGTGAGCCAGGTAAGTTTCGCAATTGGCCAGGCAACAAAGACCACGTCGATCTTGAATTCAACGCACTCAGCTTTGTCGCGTTCGACCAACGCTACACCTGTTGCTATCTGGATTCTCCAGAGAATCCGAAACCGGCTCGCTTCAGCGAACGAGACTATGGACGGTTTGGTTCGTATTTCGCGACCGAGATCTCCCAAGACAAACCGCTAGAGCTTAACTACCGACTCTGGCTTCAGGCTGGCGAAATGGAAGTTGCTGAGGTCAAACAGCTGCGCGACGACTTTGTTGACCCACCTAAAGTTACGGTGGAAGCCGGGTAATCGCCCAAAAGCGGGGATTGGGGGCATTCGTTGACACCTCGGTTACCCGTACCTAAAATCGCGTGTTCACCCCAATGGAAAATACTCCATCATAAGTAAACCTTTTAGGATGTGCTGTTCATGTCGGATGGTAAAACCGGGCAAATTGACAACGTGATGCATGAATCGCGACTCTTCCCCCCGAGTGAAGAGTTCGCGTCGAAGGCCCGGGTTAAGTCGGTCGAAGAGTACCAGCAGAAGTGGGACGAAGCGCAAGCGGACCTGCCTGCGTTCTGGGATAAGTTCGCCAAGGAAGAACTTCACTGGTTCGAGCCCTATAACGAAGTCCTCGAGTGGAATTGCCCCAACGCCAAGTGGTTTGTCGGCGGCAAGACCAACGTCAGCTACAACTGCCTCGACCGACATTTAGGGACTCCAACTGCGGACAAGACAGCCATCTTGTGGGAAGGGGAGCCTGGCGACCAGCGATCACTGACCTACAAAGAACTACATGCCGAGGTTTGCAAGTTTTCCAATGCTCTTAAGAGCCTTGGGGTCGGGGAAGGGGACCGTGTTTCGCTCTACATGCCCATGGTTCCAGAGTTGGCAATTGCCATGCTCGCCTGTGCCCGGATCGGTGCCATCCACTCTGTGATCTTTGCTGGGTTTTCGGCGGAATCGATCGCGGACCGCAATAACGATGCTCATGCGAAGGTCATTGTCACAGCGGACGCTGGCTGGCGTCGCGGTAAAGAATTGCCACTCAAAGCGATCGTTGACGAAGCCCTTGAGAAATCGGAATCGATCGAAAAGTGCGTCGTGCTGAAACGCGTCGGCAATGATATCGAGATGAAATCCGATCGGGATGTCTGGTGGCACGAGCTGATGGATGCCGCCTCGGAGGACTGCCCGGCGACACCGTTGGATAGCGAAACTCCGCTGTTCATTCTGTACACCAGCGGTTCCACCGGAAAGCCAAAGGGCATTCTGCATACGACTGCCGGATACAACCTGTACGCGAAAAAGACCTTTGAGTGGGTCTTTGATCACCGCGATGATGACATTTACTGGTGTACGGCTGACTGCGGATGGATCACCGGCCACAGCTACGTGGTGTACGGTCCATTCTCGGCGGGGGCGACATGCGTGATGTACGAAGGTGCCCCGAATCATCCAGATGAAGGTCGGTTCTGGGAAATCGTTGAGAAGTACAAGGTCACCATTTTGTACACGGCTCCGACGGCCATTCGTGCCTTTATCAAGTGGGGCGACCAGTGGGTCGACAAGCACGATCTATCGAGCTTGCGGCTGCTTGGCACCGTGGGCGAAGGCATCAATCCTGAAGCCTGGATGTGGTACCACAAGAAGATCGGTTCCGAGAAGTGCCCAATCGTTGATACCTGGTGGCAGACCGAGACGGGCGGCATCATGATGTCGCCGCTACCCGGGGCCATCGCCACGAAGCCTGGCAGTTGTACCCGGCCGTTATTTGGTATCGTGCCTGGTATCTTTGATGAATCGCTCAACGAAGTTGGAACCAACCAAGGCGGAATGCTCACGATCACGCAGCCATGGCCAGGTATGCTGCGAGGCGTTTGGGGTGACGAAGAGCGTTTCAAGGAAACCTATTGGTCGAAAGTCCCTGGTAAGTACCTGGCAGGCGATAACGCCCGTTGCGATGAAGATGGTTACTACTGGATCATGGGTCGAATCGACGACGTCATCAATGTCGCCGGTCACCGGTTGAGTACCATTGAAGTTGAGAGTGCGTTGGTGTCGCATCCTCTCGTTGCGGAAGCGGCGGTTGTCGGTCGTCCACATGAAGTGAAAGGAGAAGCAATTGCTGCCTTCGTCACGCTCAAGGGAACGGACGATACTGAGGAAGCCCGCGACATTTTGAAGCAGCATGTCCGTAAGGAAATCGGCGCTCTGGCTGTACCTGATGATATCCGCTTCACCGCTACCTTGCCGAAGACTCGTAGTGGAAAGATCATGCGTCGCTTGCTACGCGACATTGCATCGGGCAAAGAAGTGGTCGGTGACACGACGACACTCGAGGATTATTCGGTGTTGGCCAAGCTTCGCGAAGAAGATTAAGGCTTATCACGTTAACTTGGAAATTCCCAAAGCTCGGTGCAACCCACCGAGCTTTTTTATGCTTTCATCAACTTGCCGCATGAGAACTTTTGTCTCTCCAACGGCTTTGATGATGTGAAGGTATCGGGCAACTTCTTCCTTTGACAGAATCATCCCCCGACGGTCTTTTAGCCACTTTCGTAGAACCTGATGACTTCCGATATGGAAGAGCCAAGTATCGGTTTCAGCTTGTGCGATGGGCGTATTTCGGTCGA includes:
- a CDS encoding polyprenol monophosphomannose synthase → MSKIADKTEATPRSDLAKGDEHSVKTGRVLIAIATYNEIENLPILVERLVDTLPEADLLVIDDGSPDGTGQWCEDHAKMNARMHCLHRKGKPGLGSAIIAAMQYAIDNNYDVMINLDADLSHPPEKIPELLEAWQAGASESTVAIGSRYVPGGGITGWPLKRHFMSRGINMYTRWLLWLPMADCSGSFRAYPVNLLRKIDFDSFLSYGYSFFEEVLFHLKEQGATFVEVPFQFVERQYGSSKINMRKAMVAVWTIFRLGLKAWRPW
- a CDS encoding DUF6807 family protein — translated: MFPVRTLIVSCALGLLWLPGVNAAETFQVKVAAQGDAKRAIPLQVDVAVPKSFADVGLVELTTNGGDTLYGQLTKPGLGDPSSDPLARELHLVLPKKMVGPEQEFAVSILENKEGLTEFHFQDEAGKHKDLLFGDRPVLRYMYEAVDSSSEDRRKETMKVYHHLFDPKGENLLTKGPGGLFQHHRGIFYGFNRISYEQDGQKKSADVWHCNKKESQTHEAFVREEVGPVMARQLLEIDWNGQDGKTFATELRQMTVYHVDGAQVIDFTSELTAKADNMKVDGDPQHAGFQYRATQHVPDNTAKQTYYVRPDGKGEPGKFRNWPGNKDHVDLEFNALSFVAFDQRYTCCYLDSPENPKPARFSERDYGRFGSYFATEISQDKPLELNYRLWLQAGEMEVAEVKQLRDDFVDPPKVTVEAG
- the acs gene encoding acetate--CoA ligase; the encoded protein is MSDGKTGQIDNVMHESRLFPPSEEFASKARVKSVEEYQQKWDEAQADLPAFWDKFAKEELHWFEPYNEVLEWNCPNAKWFVGGKTNVSYNCLDRHLGTPTADKTAILWEGEPGDQRSLTYKELHAEVCKFSNALKSLGVGEGDRVSLYMPMVPELAIAMLACARIGAIHSVIFAGFSAESIADRNNDAHAKVIVTADAGWRRGKELPLKAIVDEALEKSESIEKCVVLKRVGNDIEMKSDRDVWWHELMDAASEDCPATPLDSETPLFILYTSGSTGKPKGILHTTAGYNLYAKKTFEWVFDHRDDDIYWCTADCGWITGHSYVVYGPFSAGATCVMYEGAPNHPDEGRFWEIVEKYKVTILYTAPTAIRAFIKWGDQWVDKHDLSSLRLLGTVGEGINPEAWMWYHKKIGSEKCPIVDTWWQTETGGIMMSPLPGAIATKPGSCTRPLFGIVPGIFDESLNEVGTNQGGMLTITQPWPGMLRGVWGDEERFKETYWSKVPGKYLAGDNARCDEDGYYWIMGRIDDVINVAGHRLSTIEVESALVSHPLVAEAAVVGRPHEVKGEAIAAFVTLKGTDDTEEARDILKQHVRKEIGALAVPDDIRFTATLPKTRSGKIMRRLLRDIASGKEVVGDTTTLEDYSVLAKLREED